A window of the Oligoflexus sp. genome harbors these coding sequences:
- a CDS encoding response regulator, whose protein sequence is MAEADLETKAAAGDTEAQCSLAFLYEIGIEREQDYRKAAQYWQMAAKAGRQLAVDKLKLLLEEGKIEASWLEPEITESPGARIAHESRPGMELGPKILMADDEEELRTIVSEVLHQAGYRVIQALNGEEAVQKVLANPDVRLIITDLKMPKLNGLQFVKTLRRMRLAESSRIVVMTAYSQPALIAEGKKLAIDSWLVKPVQPETLLETVKRLLERKNHVA, encoded by the coding sequence ATGGCCGAGGCCGATCTTGAAACCAAAGCCGCCGCAGGAGACACAGAAGCCCAGTGCTCCCTGGCTTTTCTCTATGAAATCGGCATAGAACGCGAGCAGGACTATCGCAAAGCTGCGCAGTATTGGCAGATGGCAGCCAAAGCCGGTCGCCAACTCGCTGTGGATAAACTTAAACTCCTGCTCGAAGAAGGCAAGATCGAAGCCTCATGGCTGGAGCCTGAAATCACCGAAAGCCCTGGTGCGCGCATAGCCCACGAATCACGCCCGGGGATGGAGCTGGGGCCCAAGATATTGATGGCTGACGATGAAGAAGAGTTGCGCACGATCGTAAGTGAGGTTCTGCATCAGGCAGGATATCGGGTGATTCAGGCCCTGAATGGGGAGGAGGCCGTGCAGAAGGTGCTGGCCAACCCGGACGTTCGCCTCATCATCACCGATTTGAAAATGCCAAAATTAAATGGGCTGCAATTTGTTAAAACCCTGCGCCGCATGCGTCTGGCGGAATCCTCCCGCATCGTGGTCATGACCGCTTATTCCCAGCCCGCGCTCATAGCCGAGGGCAAAAAACTGGCGATCGACTCCTGGCTTGTGAAGCCGGTTCAGCCGGAAACCCTTTTGGAAACGGTCAAACGCCTTTTGGAGAGGAAGAACCACGTTGCCTAA
- a CDS encoding UvrD-helicase domain-containing protein, translating into MGPSNLQDNPQNPYRSFVVRASAGSGKTWQLSRRFLQLVAAGAHPGSILTVTFTRKAAAEMRERILDSAAQLLMDDALRESFEKDLFAFHKDMDRAEPGRKLPPPRGAEAAARLILANTQSLRIATIDSIFLEWIRKFPFEASAGGSLRIPTGFDLLSQRGEERLLSKAWSSLMKEAQKQGLLQEWGAHLCEDFHLLDVHNRIKELSRHESFLWLVEKQANSVYLQHPLPEVLQSNFLATVQGALQEIAWQLPPDRMSQALAAIASHDLTQLQELRILKGDGTVHGGTFRGKKKEMLAHAIETVDRAALEFLAEQKKNLLNARGSLLFQIYQLFDAERRRGKEQTRSLAFTDLIKGGYHLFSEAEAAGIRFLLHRSIHHLLLDEFQDTSILQWTVFRAMATEMLAGKGLEAKDHLPPSVFIVGDAKQSIYGFREAEALILDEAAHHLSQRSAGAINLSVSYRTSPLLLDLVNRVFCDRMRDFPEHRTAVDPKSGNVVVPGPASVTVVPLFTKSESCEEPVQAEAQFLAEQLAEWIHGPRPKMIFDKKLKGLRSLEARDCAVLYRASTQARVYAEALRSAGFAVRMEEGQSFFERLEIRDLVALCRYMANPSDTLSLIELLKSPLLAIPDTLLLEGLHRIPSHKDESRVERHQMLLEWLMERGQTMAGRLLEAQARRQIQRPALFLQDWMQAIEFPQRYAAAFGEEEGALAQANGARFAELLFEMESAGIYDWYPLLDRLDQLAAEKAIGLAEVSSDAVQLMTIHKSKGLEFPLVMLVGTGEEWDRTDPYWAKVKDHSCGTGVFYVGRKTDQPTDDTHMDGIHHQLLQESTAENLRLLYVALTRAQYCLVVSGHQRRAQKPDDHSFHSLIHRAAEALGAAVKSRCHHEVLELMYEGCLSPDTPLVRAEERGIQNFWTLPAQRGRGRDEIRTLAPARLLQESGKHSHREAHPFATSFGSFVHMGLEAELKRLHFDAEDIWMSLRGAHPFTEYKAALGMAQSKLEKILQSSLWKALIADSVQTCAEMPVAFVKDRQLVRGVIDLLLTKPDGSLLIVDYKTIADIRPGQNFEPLIAEKKYDQQLALYAEAVRRLNPGKVVRAALLFTELPELVAMDNHI; encoded by the coding sequence ATGGGGCCGAGTAATCTGCAGGATAATCCGCAAAATCCTTATCGCAGTTTCGTCGTCAGGGCCTCGGCAGGCAGTGGCAAGACCTGGCAGCTCTCGCGACGCTTTCTGCAGCTGGTCGCCGCGGGCGCGCATCCGGGTTCGATTCTGACCGTGACCTTTACCAGGAAAGCCGCCGCGGAAATGCGGGAACGGATCCTCGATAGCGCTGCGCAGCTCCTGATGGATGATGCTTTGCGGGAGAGTTTCGAGAAGGACCTTTTTGCGTTTCATAAGGACATGGATCGCGCCGAACCCGGCCGCAAGCTGCCGCCCCCTCGCGGCGCCGAGGCCGCTGCGCGTCTGATCCTGGCGAACACCCAGTCGCTGCGCATTGCGACCATCGACTCGATCTTTCTGGAGTGGATTCGCAAATTTCCTTTCGAAGCGTCAGCGGGCGGGAGCCTGCGCATTCCCACCGGCTTTGATCTTTTGAGCCAGCGAGGCGAAGAGCGCCTTCTGAGCAAGGCCTGGTCATCCCTTATGAAAGAGGCGCAGAAGCAGGGTCTCTTGCAGGAATGGGGCGCCCACCTCTGTGAAGATTTTCATCTGCTCGACGTGCACAACCGCATCAAAGAACTGAGTCGGCACGAATCGTTTTTATGGCTGGTGGAAAAGCAGGCGAACTCCGTTTATCTGCAGCATCCGCTTCCCGAGGTTCTGCAGTCGAACTTTCTGGCGACCGTTCAGGGCGCTTTGCAGGAAATCGCCTGGCAGCTGCCCCCGGATCGCATGAGCCAGGCTTTGGCCGCCATCGCGTCTCATGATCTGACGCAACTTCAGGAATTGCGCATTTTGAAAGGCGATGGAACGGTACACGGCGGTACCTTCCGCGGCAAGAAAAAGGAAATGCTCGCCCATGCCATCGAAACGGTGGATCGCGCTGCGCTGGAATTTCTCGCCGAACAGAAAAAAAATCTGCTCAATGCGCGCGGCTCGCTGCTCTTTCAAATCTATCAACTCTTTGACGCCGAAAGGCGACGTGGGAAAGAGCAAACACGCAGTCTGGCCTTCACCGATCTGATCAAGGGCGGTTATCACCTCTTCAGTGAGGCGGAAGCCGCGGGGATTCGCTTCCTTCTGCATCGCAGCATTCATCATCTTTTGCTGGATGAATTTCAAGACACCAGTATTCTCCAATGGACAGTGTTTCGTGCCATGGCGACCGAAATGCTGGCGGGCAAAGGCCTGGAAGCCAAGGATCATCTTCCTCCATCTGTGTTCATCGTCGGTGATGCCAAGCAGTCGATTTATGGATTTCGCGAAGCCGAAGCGTTGATTCTGGATGAAGCGGCTCATCATCTGAGTCAGCGTTCCGCTGGCGCTATCAACCTGAGCGTGAGTTACCGCACGAGTCCTCTTCTTTTGGACCTGGTCAATCGCGTCTTCTGCGATCGCATGCGTGATTTCCCCGAACACCGGACGGCCGTGGATCCCAAAAGCGGGAACGTCGTGGTCCCTGGGCCGGCGAGCGTCACCGTCGTCCCGCTCTTCACCAAAAGTGAAAGCTGCGAGGAGCCGGTTCAGGCTGAAGCGCAGTTTCTTGCCGAGCAGCTGGCGGAATGGATTCACGGGCCGCGTCCGAAAATGATCTTCGATAAAAAATTGAAAGGCCTGCGCAGCCTGGAGGCGCGTGATTGCGCTGTGCTTTACCGCGCTTCGACCCAGGCCAGGGTCTATGCCGAGGCTCTACGTTCAGCTGGATTTGCTGTGCGCATGGAGGAAGGCCAGAGCTTTTTTGAAAGGCTCGAAATTCGCGATCTTGTGGCTCTCTGTCGTTACATGGCCAATCCCTCGGATACCCTGAGCCTCATTGAACTGCTCAAGAGTCCTCTTCTTGCCATTCCCGATACCCTCCTGCTTGAAGGGCTGCATCGGATTCCGTCTCACAAGGATGAAAGTCGTGTCGAGCGCCACCAGATGCTGCTTGAGTGGCTCATGGAACGCGGACAGACGATGGCCGGTCGGCTGCTGGAAGCCCAGGCACGACGCCAGATTCAAAGGCCGGCTCTTTTCCTACAGGATTGGATGCAGGCCATCGAATTTCCGCAGCGTTATGCCGCGGCCTTTGGTGAGGAAGAGGGCGCTCTGGCTCAGGCCAACGGCGCGCGCTTTGCCGAGCTGCTCTTTGAAATGGAGAGCGCCGGAATTTATGATTGGTATCCCCTGCTGGATCGTTTGGATCAGCTTGCCGCCGAGAAGGCCATCGGTCTGGCCGAAGTGTCGAGCGATGCCGTTCAGCTCATGACCATTCACAAGTCAAAAGGCCTTGAATTCCCGCTTGTTATGCTAGTCGGCACGGGTGAAGAGTGGGACCGCACGGATCCTTACTGGGCGAAGGTGAAAGACCACAGCTGCGGCACGGGCGTGTTCTATGTCGGGCGCAAAACCGATCAGCCGACGGACGATACCCACATGGACGGCATCCATCATCAGCTGCTGCAGGAATCAACGGCCGAGAATTTGCGCCTCCTTTATGTGGCATTAACCAGGGCCCAGTACTGTCTGGTCGTATCGGGCCATCAAAGGCGTGCGCAAAAGCCCGACGATCATAGTTTCCATAGCCTGATCCATCGCGCCGCCGAAGCGCTCGGAGCCGCTGTGAAAAGCCGCTGCCACCATGAGGTTTTGGAGCTGATGTATGAAGGGTGCCTTTCACCTGATACGCCGCTCGTTCGTGCCGAGGAGCGGGGCATTCAGAATTTCTGGACGCTGCCCGCGCAGCGTGGACGGGGCCGCGATGAAATACGCACACTGGCGCCGGCGCGGCTCCTGCAGGAAAGTGGCAAGCATTCGCATCGTGAGGCTCATCCGTTCGCTACGAGTTTCGGCAGCTTCGTTCATATGGGGCTCGAAGCTGAGCTGAAGCGCCTACACTTTGATGCTGAAGACATCTGGATGAGCTTAAGAGGCGCGCATCCTTTTACGGAATATAAAGCGGCATTGGGAATGGCTCAGTCCAAGTTGGAAAAGATTTTGCAGTCGTCACTCTGGAAGGCGCTGATCGCAGATTCCGTACAAACCTGTGCAGAGATGCCCGTCGCCTTCGTCAAAGATCGACAACTGGTACGTGGTGTCATCGATCTTCTTCTGACAAAACCGGATGGCTCTCTTTTGATTGTCGACTACAAGACCATAGCGGACATACGCCCTGGTCAGAACTTTGAGCCTTTGATTGCCGAGAAAAAATATGATCAGCAGCTCGCTCTCTATGCCGAAGCAGTCCGAAGGTTAAACCCTGGTAAAGTTGTGCGCGCTGCGCTGCTCTTTACGGAACTGCCGGAACTTGTAGCGATGGACAATCATATTTAG
- a CDS encoding response regulator transcription factor, translated as MANQQHMLSRLKDLSQIPYIVTLDDDPVMARIIEETLGLKNFAFTQSEQLLECAGEMSPVGAFVDIHLKGECGLDIVPRLRALWPTTAIIVISGDESDASISQALASGADDFVRKPISPAEVVARLRVRIEDLNDKNRMNLLKFGDLKVDLKHKTISGGKSQLILSAREIDLLAELIRAHGTIVPKDVLKRELWGSLAVSDNALDRKIFEVRRALREVSDNVELHSIYGIGMVLRMRNQEAERTLLNDFDAKLKSTRKAKTTSY; from the coding sequence ATGGCAAACCAGCAGCACATGCTGTCGCGACTCAAGGATCTTTCACAAATACCCTATATTGTGACGCTCGATGATGACCCGGTCATGGCGAGAATCATTGAAGAAACCTTGGGACTGAAAAATTTTGCCTTTACCCAAAGTGAGCAGCTCCTGGAGTGCGCCGGTGAGATGTCGCCGGTTGGTGCCTTTGTGGATATTCATCTGAAAGGCGAATGCGGCCTGGACATCGTCCCACGTCTGAGGGCCCTTTGGCCGACGACGGCGATCATCGTCATCAGCGGCGATGAATCGGACGCGAGCATCAGCCAGGCTCTGGCTTCAGGGGCCGACGATTTCGTGCGGAAACCGATCTCGCCAGCGGAGGTGGTCGCACGACTCAGGGTTCGCATCGAAGACCTGAACGATAAAAACCGCATGAACCTTCTGAAATTCGGTGACCTGAAAGTCGATTTGAAACACAAGACCATCAGCGGCGGTAAAAGCCAGCTCATTCTTTCCGCGCGGGAAATAGATCTGCTCGCGGAACTCATTCGCGCGCACGGCACCATCGTGCCGAAGGACGTCCTGAAGCGTGAACTCTGGGGTTCCCTTGCCGTCAGTGACAATGCCCTGGATCGTAAGATTTTCGAAGTGCGCCGCGCTTTGCGCGAAGTCAGCGACAATGTCGAACTCCACTCCATCTATGGGATCGGCATGGTTTTGCGCATGCGCAATCAGGAAGCTGAGCGTACGCTTTTGAATGATTTCGACGCCAAACTGAAATCGACCCGCAAAGCTAAGACGACCAGCTACTGA
- a CDS encoding response regulator — MRSSETPWKFVLVGGDRTTAADYMSAAALEGHHLDYFASMHEIGYLGRFREYDAAIVHGDMHPLSGLELAEYLEKLFQSLPMILLTSTDDQDTDGLLVPASVADCYPASEEARRVLGRAVEILQQPRKRFTRMSMALEPG; from the coding sequence ATGAGATCGAGTGAGACTCCCTGGAAGTTCGTGCTGGTCGGTGGCGACCGGACAACCGCCGCCGATTACATGTCTGCGGCCGCCCTTGAGGGCCATCATCTGGATTACTTTGCATCCATGCACGAGATTGGGTATCTCGGGCGTTTTCGCGAGTATGATGCCGCGATCGTGCATGGCGACATGCATCCCTTGTCAGGTCTTGAATTGGCTGAATATCTGGAGAAACTTTTCCAATCGCTGCCCATGATACTTCTGACGTCCACGGACGATCAGGATACGGATGGCCTGCTGGTGCCGGCGAGTGTCGCCGACTGTTATCCCGCTTCGGAAGAGGCCCGTCGGGTTCTGGGACGGGCCGTCGAGATCCTGCAGCAGCCGCGGAAACGCTTCACCCGCATGTCGATGGCGCTTGAGCCGGGTTGA
- a CDS encoding response regulator: MRCLAISASSSQRQLLSSVLKELGFGNVVVVSDIKTCLEMMEAEEVGWIIGPLQDANDCSILQLLEAINKQPVLRHVKVSVLRDEDQELLPKAFAMGAMSCHKFAMTREACYPELKKLLERLTVHEFDFIKVAASYLQEYLQEAREFGDLRSLFTGLLQVYPGHPDYMLSLAHALLQMGELDTGRVILHQVKLTGPDRNDRVRALCQEFFESDELPDEPEVVLAEHFGFRTCLVVDPNEGSLEVMKQTLQNLGFGEVICQRDPIAALKWLRLNKKVDLLICEWKLPNIPGPVFLYKLRNRLGLNIPLLVINESIEEREIPFLSELGASRLLQKPIDEKRLNADIIWALQQHTNPTDPQVIKQKLVLASKRHDLAETKKLKALYFNLPALMDAEKQLMEAHIAFDSGCFLHAKKYALEAMRLGGSSREAMEILGKSLMKLRDFDAAVRCLANVSFISPLNVSHLCSLAECHLEQGNDQAFDQVMNKAQAMDDESTEVLETAAKGAIKQGHTDTARKLLSRLKSYKEVMAFMNNRAVSLIRVGNFQEGVDLYKKTLESLPENQQEMKALIHYNLGLGLARSNRLEDALQALSEAERSQNQQRMNKAKSLKTRIVAAINSGEPIALKSEPQISEKAEQDRMDEIKKMEASLAAAEKISRSDYCLINIYRTALGEDRAQEFLSKKLNFTPRGKLVKDYHRGLVLEDSTKDAS, encoded by the coding sequence ATGCGCTGCCTCGCCATCTCGGCAAGTAGTTCCCAGCGTCAGTTGCTTTCTTCCGTGCTGAAGGAGCTTGGCTTCGGCAATGTCGTGGTGGTCAGTGATATCAAAACCTGCCTCGAAATGATGGAAGCCGAGGAAGTCGGCTGGATCATAGGCCCGCTTCAGGACGCCAATGACTGCTCGATTCTGCAGCTTTTGGAGGCCATCAACAAGCAGCCGGTGCTGCGTCATGTGAAGGTTTCGGTTTTGCGCGATGAGGATCAGGAGCTTTTACCCAAGGCCTTTGCCATGGGCGCCATGTCCTGCCACAAATTCGCCATGACTCGCGAAGCCTGCTATCCGGAATTGAAGAAGCTTCTGGAACGCCTCACGGTCCATGAATTTGATTTTATTAAAGTCGCCGCCAGCTATCTGCAGGAATACCTGCAGGAAGCCAGAGAATTCGGTGACCTGCGCTCGCTCTTCACAGGGCTCCTGCAGGTTTACCCCGGGCATCCGGATTACATGCTCTCACTGGCCCATGCTCTCCTTCAGATGGGCGAGCTCGATACCGGCCGCGTGATTCTTCATCAGGTGAAGCTCACAGGCCCTGACCGCAACGATCGCGTCCGGGCCCTTTGCCAGGAATTCTTCGAAAGCGACGAATTGCCCGACGAGCCTGAGGTGGTGCTGGCCGAACACTTTGGTTTTCGCACCTGTCTTGTCGTGGATCCGAACGAGGGGTCGCTGGAAGTCATGAAGCAGACCCTGCAAAACCTGGGTTTCGGCGAGGTGATCTGTCAAAGAGATCCGATTGCCGCACTGAAATGGTTGAGGCTCAATAAAAAGGTGGATCTCCTCATCTGCGAGTGGAAACTGCCGAATATCCCCGGTCCGGTCTTCCTTTATAAGCTAAGGAACCGACTGGGCCTGAATATCCCTTTGCTCGTCATCAATGAATCCATCGAAGAGCGTGAAATCCCGTTCCTGAGCGAACTCGGTGCCAGCCGCCTCCTGCAAAAACCCATCGATGAAAAACGCCTGAACGCGGACATCATCTGGGCTCTGCAGCAGCACACCAACCCCACCGACCCTCAGGTCATCAAACAAAAACTGGTCCTGGCTTCGAAGCGGCATGACCTGGCGGAAACCAAGAAACTGAAGGCCCTTTACTTCAACCTGCCGGCGCTCATGGATGCGGAAAAGCAGCTGATGGAAGCCCATATCGCCTTTGATTCGGGCTGCTTCCTGCATGCGAAAAAATATGCGCTGGAGGCCATGCGCCTGGGTGGAAGTTCCCGCGAGGCCATGGAGATCCTGGGCAAATCCCTGATGAAGCTGCGGGATTTCGATGCCGCGGTTCGCTGCCTCGCCAACGTCTCGTTCATTTCACCTTTGAATGTTTCCCATCTTTGCAGCCTTGCCGAATGTCACCTGGAGCAGGGCAACGACCAGGCCTTCGATCAGGTCATGAACAAGGCCCAGGCCATGGACGACGAGTCCACCGAAGTGCTTGAAACGGCCGCCAAGGGTGCGATCAAACAGGGGCATACGGATACCGCCAGAAAGCTTTTGAGCCGCCTGAAATCCTATAAGGAAGTGATGGCGTTCATGAACAACCGCGCGGTCTCGCTGATCCGGGTCGGGAACTTCCAGGAAGGCGTCGATCTCTATAAAAAAACGCTGGAATCCCTGCCCGAGAATCAGCAGGAGATGAAGGCTTTGATCCATTACAATTTGGGCCTCGGCCTCGCCCGTTCCAACCGTCTGGAGGACGCTCTGCAGGCCCTTTCCGAAGCCGAGCGCAGCCAGAACCAGCAGAGGATGAACAAGGCCAAAAGCCTGAAAACGCGGATCGTCGCGGCCATCAATTCCGGCGAGCCCATCGCGCTGAAATCCGAGCCGCAGATCAGCGAAAAGGCCGAGCAGGATCGGATGGACGAGATCAAGAAAATGGAGGCCAGCCTTGCGGCCGCCGAGAAAATCAGCCGCTCGGACTACTGCCTGATCAATATCTACCGGACCGCCCTGGGCGAAGACCGGGCGCAGGAATTCCTTTCGAAAAAGCTCAACTTCACACCGCGCGGCAAACTGGTCAAGGATTACCATCGCGGTCTTGTGCTCGAGGATTCCACCAAGGACGCGAGCTGA